A single window of Polaribacter sp. SA4-10 DNA harbors:
- a CDS encoding glycosyltransferase family 2 protein — MKDKVSIIIPAFDASKFIVETIDSAMQQLHKNIEIIIIDDDSKDNTWDIIKSCKDKHPDLIRIFKNKRKGACAARNYGFELSTGDYIQYLDADDILHPSKIENQLQLFEQFGDEIIVSGYWGRFYNTIDTVKWGNQVINKNYDAPVNWLIDSWNGNGMGQTSIWLTTSRLIESSGPWNEKLLINQDGEFFSRVLLNAKAIKFCEGAKVYYRSGNLNSITRKNNFGEFKAISLLHSYNLYESNCKDYIDSNRLKKGLANNYMNFIYEFYPLFPKLLKSSEDNFYSLGFKKMWPVGGYRFKKLANMIGFKNALVIRNGINKINLKI, encoded by the coding sequence ATGAAAGATAAAGTGTCCATAATAATACCTGCGTTTGATGCTTCAAAATTTATAGTTGAAACTATAGATTCAGCGATGCAGCAGCTACATAAAAATATAGAAATTATTATTATTGATGACGATTCTAAAGACAATACTTGGGATATAATTAAAAGTTGTAAGGATAAGCATCCAGATTTGATTAGAATATTTAAAAACAAGAGAAAAGGTGCTTGTGCGGCAAGAAATTATGGTTTTGAACTGAGTACAGGAGATTATATTCAATATTTAGATGCAGATGATATATTGCATCCTTCAAAAATTGAAAATCAACTTCAATTATTTGAACAATTTGGAGATGAGATTATAGTAAGTGGTTATTGGGGGCGTTTTTATAATACTATTGATACTGTAAAGTGGGGAAATCAAGTAATAAATAAGAATTATGACGCCCCTGTAAATTGGTTAATTGATAGTTGGAATGGAAATGGAATGGGGCAAACCTCTATTTGGTTAACAACTAGTCGCTTAATAGAGAGTTCTGGACCTTGGAATGAGAAATTATTAATTAATCAAGACGGAGAATTTTTTTCTAGAGTGTTATTAAATGCAAAAGCTATTAAATTTTGTGAAGGAGCAAAAGTATATTATAGGTCTGGTAATTTAAATAGTATAACCCGTAAAAATAATTTTGGTGAGTTTAAGGCAATTTCGTTATTGCATTCTTATAATTTATACGAATCAAATTGTAAGGATTATATAGATAGTAATAGATTGAAAAAAGGTTTAGCAAATAATTATATGAATTTTATATATGAATTTTATCCACTGTTTCCTAAGTTATTAAAGAGTTCAGAAGATAATTTTTACAGTTTGGGCTTTAAAAAAATGTGGCCAGTTGGGGGATATAGATTTAAGAAACTTGCTAATATGATAGGCTTTAAAAATGCGTTGGTTATTAGAAATGGTATTAATAAAATTAATTTAAAAATATAA
- a CDS encoding lipopolysaccharide biosynthesis protein, whose amino-acid sequence MSANLKNQFIKGVLWTATSNLGAVIINFTLGIYLARVLGPEAYGIIGMVLVITGFSRLFLDFGFGEALIQKENIQDKDYSTIFWYNIIISVIITVSIYFSANFIAEFYKNVKLIPFAKVMSFIVLINSIGMVQKIKLEKEMRFKEIGISEILSSFISFSFAIFFASIGYGVWSLVILHLLKPLIYAVVIWWFSKWLPSFIFSFASIRKLLKFSFAIFINGVFGTIASVIDKVLIGRNLGDLNLGIYSKSLSTVRMPVNTIMSAIGRVIYPVFSKIQNDTQRIFNIYCQFLLGVSSVIFPCAIIFYIFGSDIVNLVFGSKWVEMIPIFKIMSLGIVVLPFNILIDSVVKSIGKAKYLNFITFYEKPITIICLVIGVYLGELYYVAIMVNVALFINFFLKSYIMILSLKKSLINLMMYHVKSFKILVIPGVSLFLLHIIGYNEKSLKLIVLLLSFFLSFFIFRNQVIFPFVKLYHNFKSK is encoded by the coding sequence ATGTCTGCAAATCTAAAAAACCAATTTATTAAAGGTGTTTTATGGACGGCAACATCTAATTTAGGTGCTGTAATAATTAATTTTACATTAGGTATATATTTAGCTAGAGTTTTAGGACCTGAAGCATATGGAATTATTGGAATGGTACTTGTAATAACAGGTTTTAGTAGACTTTTTTTAGACTTTGGGTTTGGTGAGGCTCTTATCCAAAAAGAAAACATTCAGGATAAGGATTATTCTACTATTTTCTGGTATAATATTATTATATCTGTAATAATTACTGTTTCAATTTATTTTTCCGCGAATTTTATTGCCGAGTTTTATAAAAATGTGAAACTCATTCCTTTTGCAAAAGTAATGAGTTTTATTGTCCTAATTAATAGTATTGGGATGGTTCAAAAAATTAAATTAGAAAAAGAAATGCGTTTTAAAGAAATTGGAATTTCAGAAATTCTAAGTTCTTTCATAAGTTTCAGTTTTGCAATATTTTTTGCGTCTATTGGTTATGGTGTTTGGTCACTTGTAATACTGCATCTATTAAAGCCTCTTATATATGCTGTTGTAATTTGGTGGTTTTCTAAATGGCTTCCTTCATTTATATTTAGTTTCGCTTCAATAAGGAAACTTCTAAAGTTTAGTTTCGCTATTTTTATTAATGGAGTTTTTGGTACTATTGCTTCTGTTATTGATAAAGTCTTAATTGGTCGTAATTTAGGAGATTTAAATTTAGGTATTTATTCTAAATCGTTATCAACAGTCCGAATGCCTGTAAATACAATTATGTCTGCGATTGGTAGAGTTATTTATCCTGTTTTTTCTAAAATTCAAAATGATACTCAAAGAATATTTAATATTTATTGTCAATTTCTTTTAGGAGTTTCAAGTGTCATTTTTCCTTGTGCAATTATTTTTTATATTTTTGGAAGTGATATTGTTAATTTGGTTTTTGGTTCTAAATGGGTAGAGATGATTCCCATTTTTAAGATTATGTCATTAGGGATTGTTGTATTACCATTTAACATTCTAATTGATAGTGTTGTTAAGTCAATAGGAAAGGCTAAATATTTAAATTTTATTACATTTTATGAAAAACCGATAACTATAATATGTTTGGTTATAGGTGTTTATTTAGGCGAATTATATTATGTTGCAATAATGGTTAATGTAGCTTTATTTATTAATTTTTTTTTAAAATCATATATAATGATTTTATCATTAAAAAAATCATTAATCAATTTAATGATGTATCATGTTAAATCTTTTAAAATACTAGTTATACCTGGTGTTAGCCTATTCTTACTTCACATAATTGGTTACAATGAGAAAAGTTTAAAACTAATTGTTCTTTTGCTTTCATTTTTTTTATCATTTTTTATTTTTAGAAATCAAGTAATTTTTCCTTTTGTAAAACTTTACCATAATTTTAAATCAAAATAA
- a CDS encoding nucleotide sugar dehydrogenase: protein MKIIKNICCIGAGYVGGPTMAIIAEKCPHINVEVVDLNEQRIADWNDADLSKLPIYEPGLDAVVKVARNRNLFFTTDVDDAIEKADMIFISVNTPTKTYGKGKGMAADLKFIELCARQIARVAKTDKIIVEKSTLPVRTAEAIKTILDNTGNGVNFQILSNPEFLAEGTAVQDLYNPDRVLIGGDQTVAGKEAMEALVAVYANWIPSAQILTTNVWSSELSKLTANAFLAQRVSSINSISELCEVTGADVNELSKAIGMDSRIGPKFLQASVGFGGSCFQKDILNLVYIAKSYGLDAVADYWEQVIIMNDHQKKRFSDNIIKTLFNTVSGKKIAFLGWAFKKDTNDTRESAAIYVADGLLEEHANVHVYDPKVQEYQVYADLAYLNTRDDIKNKELLNVVNDPYEAAKDAHAIAVLTDWDEFVTYDWQRIYDSMLKPAFIFDGRKILDKEKFEKIGFKIYSLGKSK from the coding sequence ATGAAAATTATTAAAAATATTTGTTGTATTGGTGCTGGTTATGTTGGTGGGCCAACCATGGCTATAATTGCTGAAAAATGTCCACATATTAATGTTGAAGTTGTAGATTTAAATGAACAACGCATCGCAGATTGGAATGATGCTGATTTAAGTAAATTGCCAATTTATGAACCTGGCTTAGATGCTGTTGTAAAAGTGGCAAGAAATAGAAATTTATTTTTCACTACCGATGTTGATGATGCTATTGAAAAAGCAGATATGATTTTTATTTCTGTAAATACGCCTACCAAAACCTATGGAAAAGGAAAAGGAATGGCGGCAGATTTAAAATTTATTGAATTGTGTGCGCGTCAAATAGCGCGCGTTGCTAAAACTGATAAAATAATAGTAGAGAAATCTACTTTACCCGTAAGAACGGCTGAAGCTATAAAAACGATCTTAGACAATACAGGAAATGGGGTGAATTTTCAAATATTATCCAATCCTGAATTTTTAGCAGAGGGTACTGCAGTGCAAGATCTATACAACCCAGATAGGGTGTTAATTGGTGGGGATCAAACAGTAGCAGGAAAAGAGGCGATGGAGGCACTGGTAGCAGTGTATGCAAACTGGATACCCAGCGCTCAAATTTTAACTACTAATGTATGGTCCTCAGAGTTGTCTAAACTCACCGCAAATGCTTTCTTGGCGCAACGTGTTTCTTCAATTAACTCAATTTCTGAATTGTGCGAAGTAACAGGAGCTGATGTCAACGAATTATCAAAAGCCATTGGTATGGATAGTAGAATTGGACCCAAATTTTTACAGGCTTCTGTTGGTTTTGGAGGTTCTTGTTTTCAAAAAGATATTTTAAACTTGGTATATATCGCAAAATCTTACGGATTGGATGCTGTTGCTGACTATTGGGAGCAAGTCATTATTATGAATGACCATCAAAAAAAACGATTTTCTGATAATATTATCAAGACCTTATTCAATACGGTCTCTGGAAAAAAAATAGCGTTTTTAGGCTGGGCCTTTAAAAAAGACACCAATGACACACGAGAATCTGCTGCCATTTATGTGGCAGATGGTTTGTTAGAAGAACATGCAAATGTTCATGTATATGATCCTAAGGTACAAGAGTATCAAGTATATGCAGATCTAGCATATTTAAATACGAGGGATGACATCAAAAACAAAGAATTATTAAACGTTGTAAATGACCCGTATGAAGCGGCTAAAGATGCCCATGCGATTGCTGTTTTAACGGATTGGGATGAGTTTGTAACCTATGATTGGCAGCGTATTTACGACAGTATGTTAAAACCGGCCTTTATTTTTGACGGCCGTAAAATTCTAGACAAAGAAAAATTTGAAAAAATTGGTTTTAAAATATATAGTTTAGGGAAAAGTAAATAA
- the gmd gene encoding GDP-mannose 4,6-dehydratase, with translation MKVALITGITGQDGSYLAELLLEKGYMVHGIKRRSSLFNTDRIDHLYQDPHAPDLRLKLHYGDLTDAMNLTRIIQECQPDEIYNLGAMSHVAVSFDTPEYVGNVDGLGTLRILEAVRILGLEKKTRIYQASTSELYGGMPENKNDKGFYDELSPFYPRSPYGVAKIYGFWITKNYREAYDMFACNGILFNHESPRRGETFVTRKITRAVAKIALGLQEKVFLGNLEAKRDWGHAKDYVRMMWMILQADKPEDWVIATGVTTTVRDFVRFAFLEVGIEVEFKGEGVDEKAYVVACNHKDFQIEIGKEVLSVDPSYFRPTEVDLLIGDPTKAKTKLGWVPEHDLASLVKDMMKSDVSLMNKDVVLLKAGHEILKQAE, from the coding sequence ATGAAAGTAGCATTAATTACAGGAATTACAGGACAAGATGGGTCTTATTTAGCAGAATTGCTATTAGAGAAAGGCTATATGGTACATGGTATTAAGAGGAGGTCTTCTTTGTTTAATACAGATCGAATAGATCATTTATATCAAGATCCTCATGCTCCAGATTTAAGACTAAAATTACATTACGGAGATTTAACGGATGCAATGAATCTGACGCGTATCATCCAAGAATGTCAGCCAGATGAGATTTATAATTTAGGAGCGATGTCTCATGTTGCGGTTTCTTTTGATACTCCAGAATATGTGGGTAATGTTGATGGATTAGGTACTTTAAGAATCTTAGAAGCGGTACGAATTTTAGGACTAGAAAAGAAAACAAGAATTTATCAGGCTTCTACTTCAGAATTGTATGGGGGGATGCCAGAAAATAAAAATGACAAAGGTTTTTATGATGAACTTTCTCCATTTTATCCGAGATCACCTTATGGAGTAGCTAAGATATACGGATTTTGGATCACTAAGAATTATCGCGAAGCGTATGATATGTTTGCGTGTAATGGTATTTTATTCAACCATGAATCACCAAGAAGAGGTGAAACATTTGTAACAAGGAAAATTACGCGTGCAGTAGCTAAAATTGCTTTAGGTTTACAAGAAAAAGTATTTTTAGGTAATTTAGAAGCAAAACGTGATTGGGGTCATGCCAAAGATTATGTGCGTATGATGTGGATGATCTTACAAGCAGACAAACCAGAAGATTGGGTAATTGCAACAGGTGTTACTACAACAGTAAGAGACTTTGTACGTTTTGCTTTTCTTGAAGTTGGTATAGAGGTTGAATTTAAAGGAGAAGGTGTAGACGAAAAAGCGTATGTTGTTGCTTGTAATCATAAAGATTTTCAAATAGAAATAGGTAAAGAAGTGTTGTCTGTAGATCCGTCTTATTTCCGTCCAACGGAAGTAGATTTGTTAATTGGAGACCCAACAAAAGCTAAAACAAAACTAGGATGGGTTCCAGAACATGATTTGGCTTCCTTAGTAAAAGATATGATGAAAAGTGATGTCTCGTTAATGAACAAGGATGTTGTTTTATTAAAAGCGGGTCATGAAATCTTGAAACAAGCTGAGTAA
- a CDS encoding four helix bundle protein, translating into MECKLQVWKLAHQLTLDVYLVSKHFPSSEKYGLTNQIRRSASSVPTNIIEGQGRQYKKEFIQFLYIAKGSLEEANYQLFLAKDLAYISNEEYVKLFELCTRIKMMLYKLIKSLK; encoded by the coding sequence ATGGAATGTAAACTACAGGTTTGGAAATTAGCCCATCAATTAACTCTTGATGTATACCTAGTTTCAAAACACTTTCCTTCTTCAGAAAAATATGGGTTAACCAATCAAATAAGAAGAAGTGCTAGTAGTGTTCCAACAAATATAATAGAAGGTCAAGGAAGACAGTATAAAAAAGAGTTTATACAATTTTTATATATTGCAAAAGGGTCTTTGGAAGAAGCAAATTATCAATTGTTTTTAGCAAAAGATTTAGCGTATATTTCTAATGAAGAATATGTGAAATTATTTGAATTATGTACAAGAATTAAAATGATGTTGTATAAATTAATAAAATCACTAAAGTAA
- a CDS encoding GDP-L-fucose synthase has product MDTSTKIYIAGHRGMVGSAVWRALEKKGYTNLLGRTSKELDLRNQEAVKDFYTTEKPVIVIDAAAKVGGILANNDFPYPFLMENMQIQNNLIDGALKSGVNKFIFLGSSCIYPKFAPQPLKEEYLLTDSLEPTNEWYAIAKITGVKSCQAIRKQFSKDYVSLMPTNLYGTHDNFDLKSSHVLPAMLRKFHEAKNNNNSEVVLWGSGTPMREFLFVDDMAEAVVYALENELPEYLYNVGSGKDITIKELAETIQKITGHTGQIVWDAEKPDGTSRKLMDVSKMKELGWQYSTELEEGIEKTYTWFLENIESIKEVKM; this is encoded by the coding sequence ATGGATACGTCAACAAAGATATATATTGCTGGTCATAGAGGTATGGTCGGTTCGGCAGTATGGAGAGCTTTAGAAAAAAAAGGGTATACTAATTTATTAGGTAGAACCAGTAAAGAATTAGATTTAAGAAATCAAGAAGCTGTTAAAGATTTTTATACAACTGAAAAACCAGTAATTGTAATTGATGCTGCAGCTAAGGTTGGTGGTATTTTAGCAAATAATGATTTTCCCTATCCCTTTTTAATGGAGAACATGCAAATTCAGAATAATTTAATTGATGGCGCATTAAAATCAGGGGTTAATAAATTTATATTTTTAGGAAGTTCTTGTATTTATCCGAAATTTGCACCACAGCCTTTAAAAGAAGAATATTTATTAACAGATTCTCTAGAGCCTACAAATGAGTGGTATGCAATCGCTAAAATCACAGGAGTTAAGTCATGTCAAGCTATTAGAAAGCAATTTAGTAAAGACTATGTAAGCTTAATGCCAACGAATCTATATGGTACTCATGATAATTTTGATTTAAAATCTTCTCATGTATTACCTGCAATGCTTCGTAAGTTTCATGAGGCAAAAAACAATAACAATTCAGAAGTTGTTTTATGGGGAAGTGGTACTCCAATGCGTGAGTTTTTATTTGTAGATGATATGGCAGAAGCTGTTGTGTATGCTTTGGAAAATGAATTACCTGAATATTTGTACAATGTAGGATCAGGTAAAGACATTACCATAAAAGAATTAGCAGAGACAATCCAAAAAATCACAGGTCATACAGGTCAAATTGTTTGGGATGCTGAAAAACCAGATGGTACATCAAGAAAATTAATGGATGTTTCTAAGATGAAAGAATTAGGTTGGCAATATTCAACAGAATTAGAAGAAGGGATCGAGAAAACGTATACTTGGTTTTTGGAGAATATAGAAAGTATTAAAGAAGTGAAAATGTAA
- a CDS encoding UDP-glucose/GDP-mannose dehydrogenase family protein codes for MNIAIVGSGYVGLVSGTCFAEMGNCVTCVDIDAIKIEKLNKGIIPIFEPGLEAMVLKNVKNKNLDFTINLPNAISNAKIVFIAVGTPTGEDGSADLQYVLAVAKSIGESMNKELVIVDKSTVPIGTADKVKATIQKELDKRGVQLKFHVVSNPEFLKEGAAIDDFMKPDRVVIGADSEYAFGAMKQLYSPFFRTHDRFITMDIRSAEMTKYAANAMLATKISFMNEIANICERVGADANQVRIGIGSDKRIGYSFIYPGAGYGGSCFPKDVKALKKIAEEHGYKANLITSVEDVNDAQKLVIAQKIVKKFGEDLSGLTFALWGLAFKPGTDDMREAPSIYVVKELLSRGAKLHAYDPKAIEEAKECYLKDVEGITYYDSKYDVLKGAEALILLTEWKEFRSPDFEEIKSQLNSPVIFDGRNQYNAFNLEDKGFEYYQIGK; via the coding sequence ATGAATATAGCTATAGTTGGTTCAGGTTATGTTGGCTTGGTTTCTGGAACTTGTTTTGCGGAAATGGGGAATTGTGTTACCTGTGTTGATATTGATGCTATAAAAATTGAAAAATTAAATAAAGGGATTATTCCCATTTTTGAACCTGGGTTAGAAGCGATGGTTTTAAAAAATGTAAAGAATAAAAATCTTGATTTTACTATAAACTTACCTAATGCAATTTCAAATGCAAAGATAGTTTTTATTGCTGTGGGAACACCAACGGGAGAAGATGGTTCTGCAGATTTGCAATATGTTTTAGCAGTAGCTAAATCTATAGGTGAGTCAATGAATAAAGAATTGGTAATTGTTGATAAATCAACGGTTCCAATTGGAACAGCGGATAAAGTAAAAGCAACAATACAAAAGGAATTAGATAAAAGAGGTGTTCAGTTAAAGTTTCATGTAGTTTCAAATCCAGAATTCTTAAAAGAAGGAGCAGCGATAGATGATTTTATGAAACCAGATAGAGTGGTTATTGGAGCAGATTCTGAATATGCTTTTGGTGCAATGAAACAATTATATTCACCTTTTTTTAGAACGCATGATCGTTTTATAACGATGGATATTCGCTCTGCAGAAATGACGAAATATGCTGCTAATGCTATGTTAGCAACTAAAATTTCGTTTATGAATGAAATTGCAAATATTTGTGAAAGAGTGGGGGCAGATGCAAATCAAGTAAGAATAGGTATTGGTTCAGATAAAAGAATAGGCTATAGTTTTATTTATCCAGGTGCTGGTTATGGAGGGTCTTGTTTTCCAAAAGATGTAAAAGCATTAAAGAAAATTGCTGAAGAACACGGATATAAAGCAAATTTAATAACCTCAGTAGAGGATGTTAATGACGCTCAAAAATTAGTAATTGCTCAGAAAATTGTAAAAAAGTTTGGAGAAGATTTATCGGGGTTAACTTTTGCATTATGGGGTTTGGCCTTTAAGCCAGGTACAGATGATATGCGTGAAGCACCATCAATATATGTTGTAAAAGAATTGTTGAGTAGAGGTGCAAAATTACATGCTTATGACCCTAAAGCGATTGAGGAAGCTAAAGAATGTTATTTAAAAGATGTAGAAGGGATCACTTATTATGATTCTAAATATGACGTTTTAAAAGGAGCTGAGGCTTTAATTCTTTTAACAGAATGGAAGGAATTTAGATCGCCTGATTTTGAGGAAATAAAATCTCAATTGAATTCTCCAGTTATTTTTGATGGTAGAAATCAATACAATGCATTTAATTTAGAGGATAAAGGATTTGAATATTATCAAATTGGAAAATAA
- a CDS encoding adenylyltransferase/cytidyltransferase family protein has protein sequence MKKKAIIVSGYFNPIHKGHLEYFNNAKALADALFVIVNSDFQRALKGSKEFQKEDERLFIVQNIKAVDKAMISIDKDRTVCASIANLHEKFNEEYDLGFANGGDQDNNSIPEAPICNELGIQLIDGLGDKIQSSSWLLKNK, from the coding sequence ATGAAGAAAAAAGCAATCATCGTTTCTGGGTACTTTAACCCAATCCATAAAGGACATTTAGAATACTTTAATAATGCAAAAGCATTAGCAGATGCGCTTTTTGTAATTGTGAATAGCGATTTTCAACGAGCATTAAAAGGATCTAAAGAATTTCAAAAAGAAGATGAACGTTTGTTTATTGTTCAGAATATTAAAGCTGTTGATAAAGCAATGATTTCTATTGATAAAGATAGAACGGTTTGTGCTTCCATCGCAAATTTACACGAAAAATTCAATGAAGAGTATGACCTTGGTTTCGCTAATGGCGGAGATCAGGATAATAATTCGATTCCTGAAGCGCCAATTTGTAATGAATTAGGTATTCAATTAATTGATGGTTTAGGAGATAAAATTCAGTCATCTTCATGGTTGTTAAAAAATAAATAA
- a CDS encoding Gfo/Idh/MocA family protein, whose translation MKNFALIGAAGYIAPRHLKAIKDTNNTLIAALDKFDSVGVMDSYFPSADFFVEFERFDRHIEKLKRAGTLLDYVSICTPNYLHDAHIRMALRRGADAICEKPLVLNPWNVAALMDIEKESGQKINTILQLRLHPSIIKLKNKVDAENKKEKYEVDLTYITSRGKWYDVSWKGDESKSGGIATNIGVHFYDMLSWVFGDVQENIVHLREKDKAAGYLEFKNARVRWFLSINENDLPAQIKEMAQKTFRSITIDGQELEFSAGFTDLHTKSYEQILKGNGFGLMDSEKSIQIVHDIRSLTIDKKGDKHPYVIK comes from the coding sequence ATGAAAAATTTCGCTTTAATAGGAGCTGCAGGTTATATTGCTCCAAGACATTTAAAGGCAATAAAAGATACAAATAACACGCTAATTGCTGCACTAGATAAATTTGATAGTGTTGGAGTTATGGATAGTTATTTTCCAAGTGCAGATTTTTTTGTTGAATTTGAGCGTTTTGATCGTCATATAGAGAAATTAAAAAGAGCAGGAACTCTTTTAGATTATGTGAGTATTTGTACTCCAAATTACTTACATGATGCTCATATTAGAATGGCTTTAAGAAGAGGAGCAGATGCAATTTGTGAAAAACCATTAGTTTTAAATCCATGGAATGTAGCTGCATTAATGGATATTGAGAAAGAATCGGGTCAAAAGATTAATACAATTTTACAATTAAGGTTGCATCCAAGTATTATTAAATTAAAGAATAAGGTAGACGCTGAGAATAAAAAAGAAAAGTATGAGGTAGATTTAACGTATATTACTTCAAGAGGAAAGTGGTATGATGTTTCTTGGAAAGGTGATGAAAGTAAGTCTGGTGGAATCGCAACAAATATTGGTGTTCATTTTTATGATATGCTTTCTTGGGTTTTTGGAGATGTTCAAGAGAATATTGTGCATTTAAGAGAAAAAGACAAAGCGGCAGGTTATTTAGAGTTTAAGAATGCGAGGGTACGATGGTTTCTCTCAATTAATGAAAATGATTTACCGGCGCAGATAAAAGAAATGGCGCAAAAAACTTTTCGTTCCATTACAATAGATGGTCAAGAATTAGAATTTAGTGCTGGTTTTACAGATTTGCATACCAAAAGTTATGAGCAAATATTAAAAGGAAATGGTTTTGGGTTGATGGATTCTGAAAAGTCAATACAAATAGTGCATGATATTAGGAGTTTGACAATTGATAAAAAAGGGGATAAGCACCCTTATGTTATTAAATAA
- a CDS encoding nucleotide sugar dehydrogenase: protein MNKQIKIAVIGLGYVGLPLARLFATKYSVVGFDVNEKRVSELKSGVDKTLEVEEEVLNAVLVSCNSNDNGLFCSSSIHDIKDCNYYIVTVPTPVDKNNRPVLTPLINASETIGTVLKKGDIVIYESTVYPGATEEDCVPVLEEVSGLEFNNHFFAGYSPERINPGDKKHTVEKILKVTSGSTLETGKKVDALYNSVILAGTHLAPTIKVAEAAKVIENSQRDINIAFVNELAKIFNLMDINTQDVLEAAGTKWNFLPFKPGLVGGHCIGVDPYYLAQKAQEFGYHPEIILSGRRVNDSMGKYVASEVAKLMIQKDIKVKGADILVLGITFKENCPDVRNTKAVDVVNELKDYGANVVVFDPNANPKEVKKEYLLLSENKLPNQKFDAIVLTVAHKEFKELDLQSLKKEKAIIYDVKNFLSSEIVDKFL from the coding sequence ATGAATAAACAAATAAAAATAGCAGTTATAGGTTTAGGGTATGTAGGGCTGCCATTGGCAAGGTTATTTGCGACTAAGTATTCCGTTGTAGGTTTTGATGTAAATGAAAAACGAGTTTCTGAGTTGAAATCTGGCGTTGATAAAACGTTAGAAGTTGAAGAAGAGGTTCTAAATGCTGTTTTAGTAAGTTGTAACTCTAATGATAATGGCCTTTTTTGCTCTTCATCAATACATGACATTAAAGACTGTAATTATTATATCGTTACGGTTCCAACACCAGTTGATAAAAACAATAGACCTGTTTTAACGCCTTTAATTAATGCAAGTGAAACAATTGGAACGGTTTTAAAAAAAGGCGATATCGTTATTTATGAGTCTACTGTTTATCCAGGAGCAACAGAAGAAGATTGTGTACCGGTGCTAGAAGAAGTTTCTGGACTGGAATTTAATAACCATTTTTTTGCAGGATATTCTCCAGAAAGAATTAATCCGGGAGATAAAAAACATACCGTTGAAAAAATTTTAAAAGTTACCTCTGGTTCAACGCTAGAAACTGGAAAAAAAGTAGATGCTTTATATAATTCAGTTATTTTAGCGGGTACACATTTAGCGCCAACAATAAAAGTTGCTGAAGCAGCAAAAGTTATTGAAAATTCGCAAAGAGATATCAATATCGCTTTTGTAAATGAATTAGCTAAGATTTTTAATTTGATGGATATAAATACACAAGATGTCTTAGAGGCAGCCGGTACAAAATGGAATTTCCTTCCTTTTAAACCCGGTTTAGTTGGTGGACATTGTATTGGTGTTGATCCCTATTATTTGGCACAAAAAGCGCAAGAATTTGGATATCACCCAGAAATTATTTTATCTGGAAGAAGAGTTAATGATAGTATGGGGAAATATGTGGCTTCAGAAGTTGCTAAACTGATGATTCAGAAAGATATAAAAGTAAAAGGAGCAGATATTCTTGTTCTAGGAATTACTTTTAAAGAAAACTGTCCAGATGTTAGAAATACCAAGGCTGTTGATGTGGTGAACGAGCTTAAAGACTATGGCGCAAATGTTGTCGTTTTTGATCCCAATGCAAACCCAAAAGAAGTTAAGAAAGAATACCTATTGTTATCAGAAAACAAACTGCCAAATCAAAAATTTGATGCAATAGTTTTAACAGTAGCCCATAAAGAATTTAAGGAATTAGATTTACAATCACTTAAAAAAGAAAAAGCAATAATATATGATGTTAAGAATTTTCTTTCATCAGAAATAGTAGATAAATTTTTATAG